From Ancylobacter polymorphus, a single genomic window includes:
- a CDS encoding copper-binding protein: MRRLVITAVLSAFSTVALAQAAPVDGQVTKIDEAQGKITLKHGPIKNLDMDGMTMVFAIGDPALLKVVKVGDKVKFEADRVNGRLTVTKIQKSM; the protein is encoded by the coding sequence ATGCGTAGATTGGTCATTACGGCAGTTCTATCGGCGTTCTCCACTGTCGCACTAGCACAAGCGGCGCCTGTCGACGGACAGGTGACAAAGATTGATGAAGCGCAGGGCAAGATCACGCTCAAGCATGGGCCAATCAAAAATCTCGATATGGATGGGATGACAATGGTCTTTGCGATTGGTGACCCCGCTCTGTTAAAGGTTGTCAAGGTCGGCGATAAGGTCAAATTTGAGGCGGACCGAGTCAATGGGCGTTTGACTGTCACGAAGATCCAAAAATCCATGTGA
- a CDS encoding cupredoxin domain-containing protein, with amino-acid sequence MKMKIWLAALLALSLPGPVLADAGHSHGDERAYGVPGDPGKPGRIVQVTMRETEGKMEFVPSRLEIRRGEQVKFVLRNNGEMDHEIVIGTLEENLKHAVEMAKNPDMEHDDPNAKRLAPKKTGEIVWRFTKVGEFDFSCLIPGHRESGMFGTIIVK; translated from the coding sequence ATGAAGATGAAAATCTGGCTCGCCGCTCTCCTGGCGCTTTCGCTCCCTGGCCCCGTTTTAGCGGATGCCGGTCATTCCCACGGTGACGAGCGTGCCTACGGAGTGCCAGGTGATCCCGGCAAGCCTGGCCGCATCGTGCAAGTCACCATGCGTGAGACAGAAGGAAAGATGGAATTTGTCCCTAGTCGCCTAGAGATTCGCAGGGGAGAACAGGTCAAATTCGTTCTGCGCAATAATGGCGAGATGGACCATGAGATCGTCATTGGGACACTAGAAGAGAACCTAAAGCACGCGGTGGAGATGGCAAAGAACCCCGACATGGAGCACGACGATCCCAACGCGAAGCGCCTTGCGCCGAAGAAGACGGGCGAGATTGTCTGGAGGTTTACCAAAGTCGGCGAGTTCGACTTTTCTTGTCTAATTCCTGGCCATCGCGAATCCGGGATGTTCGGCACAATCATCGTTAAATAG